A genomic segment from Dasania marina DSM 21967 encodes:
- a CDS encoding AMP-binding protein codes for MSNLFTRFQQGFPANRQQACIVSPDGSVISYGDVQRLSGQMAHYFVGLGLQPGDRVAVQVAKSPMALLVYLAALRAGLIYLPLNTGYTDAEMAYFIADAQPSLLLCSPQRQQALQAVLTEAGSDALLEVLDEQGQGDWLAQLPALLGEFVDVPCEANDIAAILYTSGTTGQPKGAMLSHGNLAANAYTLKAMWGFTADDVLLHALPIFHVHGLFVACHCVLAAGASMQFLPSFDLDKVMAALPKATVMMGVPTFYTRLLAEQRFNAEQCRNIRVFISGSAPLLASTHQQFAERTGHKILERYGMTETGMLISNPLQGERRAGTIGWPLPEVLVRIVDEQQLPLASGEIGSIQVKGANVFKGYWRKPEKTAQEFTCDGYFITGDQGYCSDDGYISIVGRAKDMVISGGYNVYPKEVELVLDAIKGVKESAVIGLPHADLGEMVAAAVVMDAAADAALDETELIAQARKKLAAYKVPKKIFFVDALPRNTMAKVQKNSLREQFTHTV; via the coding sequence ATGAGTAATTTATTCACCCGTTTCCAGCAAGGCTTCCCCGCGAATAGGCAGCAGGCTTGCATTGTTAGCCCTGATGGCAGTGTCATCAGCTATGGCGATGTGCAGCGCTTGAGCGGCCAGATGGCTCACTATTTTGTAGGCCTAGGCTTACAGCCGGGCGACCGTGTCGCTGTGCAAGTGGCGAAATCTCCTATGGCGTTGCTGGTGTATTTAGCTGCTCTGCGAGCGGGTTTGATCTATCTGCCTTTAAATACCGGCTACACCGATGCTGAAATGGCCTATTTTATAGCGGACGCCCAGCCTAGTTTATTGCTGTGTAGCCCCCAGCGGCAGCAGGCCTTACAAGCTGTGCTGACCGAGGCTGGCAGTGACGCCTTACTTGAGGTGTTAGATGAGCAAGGTCAGGGCGATTGGCTGGCGCAGTTGCCAGCACTGCTAGGCGAATTTGTCGATGTGCCCTGTGAGGCTAACGATATCGCTGCCATCTTGTATACCTCAGGTACCACCGGCCAGCCTAAAGGCGCCATGCTTAGCCACGGTAACTTAGCGGCCAATGCCTATACCCTAAAGGCGATGTGGGGCTTTACTGCCGATGATGTGTTGCTACATGCCCTGCCTATATTCCATGTGCATGGCTTATTTGTTGCCTGCCACTGTGTGTTAGCGGCGGGGGCCAGCATGCAGTTTTTACCCAGCTTTGATCTAGATAAAGTTATGGCGGCACTGCCCAAGGCCACCGTGATGATGGGGGTGCCTACTTTTTATACGCGTTTGCTGGCCGAGCAGCGCTTTAACGCTGAACAGTGCCGCAATATACGGGTATTCATTTCCGGTTCGGCGCCTTTATTGGCCAGCACTCATCAGCAGTTTGCTGAGCGCACAGGCCATAAAATCTTGGAACGATACGGCATGACCGAAACAGGTATGTTAATCTCTAACCCCTTGCAGGGTGAGCGTCGTGCGGGCACGATAGGTTGGCCCTTACCCGAGGTGTTAGTGCGCATAGTGGATGAGCAACAGCTGCCGTTAGCCAGTGGTGAGATAGGCAGTATTCAGGTTAAAGGCGCTAATGTCTTTAAAGGCTATTGGCGCAAACCAGAAAAAACTGCCCAAGAGTTTACCTGCGACGGCTATTTTATTACCGGCGATCAGGGCTACTGCAGTGACGACGGTTATATCAGCATCGTCGGCCGCGCCAAAGACATGGTGATTAGCGGCGGCTATAATGTTTACCCTAAAGAAGTAGAGCTAGTGTTAGATGCCATCAAAGGGGTAAAAGAGAGTGCAGTGATTGGTTTACCGCATGCTGATTTGGGTGAAATGGTGGCCGCAGCAGTGGTGATGGATGCTGCAGCTGACGCGGCGCTTGATGAGACTGAGCTTATCGCTCAAGCTAGGAAAAAACTGGCGGCCTATAAGGTGCCTAAAAAAATATTCTTTGTGGATGCCTTGCCTAGAAACACCATGGCTAAGGTGCAAAAAAACAGTTTGCGCGAGCAGTTTACCCATACTGTATAG
- a CDS encoding NUDIX hydrolase encodes MPALIPAATAMLIRDGGQGLEVLLLRRSQAMDFAAGYWVFPGGRIDAEDYPGSHSDKHPDKQISKLSVSQLPPEAIHTAARQAAVRETYEEAQLQICPQQLIPMSQWLAPKGMSKRFNTWFFIAEHNVNDAVQVDNYEIDNHRWCRPQQALADFENQQLAMMPPTYVSLLELARQATVAEALAFYQSREPLRYAASYWLDAQQDRCMLYAGDAGYEANNAHIAGARHRLWENGGTWIYECDFLS; translated from the coding sequence ATGCCTGCATTAATTCCTGCCGCCACCGCGATGCTGATACGTGATGGTGGCCAGGGTTTAGAGGTGTTATTACTGCGCCGTTCGCAGGCTATGGATTTTGCCGCTGGCTACTGGGTCTTTCCTGGCGGCCGTATCGATGCCGAGGATTACCCCGGCAGTCATTCCGATAAGCATCCAGATAAACAAATCAGCAAGCTCTCCGTCAGCCAGCTGCCCCCAGAAGCTATACACACCGCCGCCAGACAAGCAGCGGTGCGTGAAACCTATGAAGAGGCACAGCTACAGATTTGCCCACAGCAATTAATCCCCATGTCGCAGTGGTTAGCGCCTAAAGGTATGAGCAAGCGTTTTAATACTTGGTTTTTTATTGCTGAGCATAACGTGAATGATGCGGTGCAGGTTGATAATTATGAGATTGATAACCATCGCTGGTGTCGCCCGCAACAAGCACTAGCTGACTTTGAAAACCAGCAATTAGCGATGATGCCGCCTACCTATGTGAGTCTGTTAGAGTTGGCGCGGCAAGCAACCGTTGCTGAGGCGCTGGCCTTTTATCAAAGCAGAGAGCCGCTGCGCTATGCTGCCAGCTATTGGCTTGATGCCCAGCAGGATAGATGTATGCTCTATGCCGGTGATGCTGGCTATGAAGCGAATAATGCCCATATTGCCGGTGCTAGGCACCGGCTGTGGGAGAATGGTGGTACTTGGATTTATGAATGTGATTTTTTATCTTGA